A single genomic interval of Macadamia integrifolia cultivar HAES 741 chromosome 6, SCU_Mint_v3, whole genome shotgun sequence harbors:
- the LOC122081192 gene encoding protein KINESIN LIGHT CHAIN-RELATED 1-like, with protein MPGLVSVKTPPEAPPLQILVPAGDQQIRNHEEESETRSPKIRSPMPKRTPSPSTSRAKPSPGGSSGKKKTPPKIDESSLDNPDLGPFLLKLARDTIANGESPNKALEFAIRASKSFERCTVESEPSLELAMSLHVVAAIYCSLGRFEESIPVLERAIAVPDVARGSDHALALFSGYMQLGDTHSMLGQLEKSVTCYDTGLKIQMEALGESDPRVAETCRYLAEAHVQAMQFDEAEKLCKKTLEIHREHSAPASLEEAADRRLMALICEAKGDYESALEHLVLASMAMIADGQEIEVAAIDISIGDIYLSLSRFDEAIFSYQKALTVFKSARGDNHSSVASVFVRLADLYYKTGKLRESKSYCESALRIYAKPVPGTTAEEIASGLTEISAIYEAVNEAEEALKLLQKAMKLLEDTPGQRSTIAGIEAQMGVMYYMLGRYEKARYSFESAVEKLRAGGERKSAFFGVLLNQMGLASLQLYKIDEAAELFEEARGILEQECGPYHPDTIAVYSNLAATYDAMGRVDDAIEILECILKVREEKLGTANPDVDDEKKRLAELLKEAGRIRDRKAKSLENLLDPNNTEKVKKEVTRRWSSLGFKS; from the exons ATGCCTGGTCTGGTATCAGTGAAAACTCCTCCAGAAGCTCCACCGCTTCAAATTCTCGTTCCCGCCGGCGATCAGCAGATTCGAAATCATGAAGAAGAGTCCGAAACTAGAAGCCCTAAGATCAGATCCCCGATGCCGAAGAGAACCCCATCTCCCTCCACGTCACGGGCTAAACCTTCGCCTGGCGGGAGCTCTGGCAAGAAGAAAACTCCGCCAAAAATCGACGAATCCTCCCTTGATAATCCCGATCTCGGGCCTTTCCTTCTTAAGCTCGCACGCGACACGATAGCCAATGGCGAGAGCCCTAACAAAGCGTTGGAATTCGCGATTCGAGCTTCTAAATCGTTTGAACGTTGCACAGTGGAGAGCGAACCGAGCTTGGAGCTGGCCATGAGTTTACATGTGGTTGCGGCGATTTACTGTAGCTTGGGAAGGTTCGAGGAGTCGATTCCCGTGCTTGAGCGGGCGATTGCAGTCCCTGATGTAGCGAGAGGCTCAGACCACGCGCTCGCATTGTTCTCAGGTTATATGCAGCTCGGAGATACGCATTCGATGCTTGGTCAGCTTGAAAAATCGGTTACCTGTTATGATACTGGGTTAAAGATCCAGATGGAAGCTTTAGGTGAGTCAGATCCCAGGGTTGCAGAGACTTGCAG GTACTTGGCTGAGGCCCATGTCCAAGCTATGCAATTTGATGAAGCTGAAAAGCTATGCAAGAAGACCCTTGAAATCCACCGTGAGCACAGTGCACCAGCATCCCTTGAAGAAGCTGCTGATCGCCGGTTAATGGCCCTCATATGTGAAGCAAAGGGAGATTATGAATCTGCCCTTGAGCACCTTGTTCTTGCGAGTATGGCCATGATTGCCGATGGCCAAGAGATCGAAGTTGCTGCAATTGATATTAGCATTGGTGACATTTACCTGTCCCTCAGCCGCTTTGATGAGGCCATCTTCTCCTATCAGAAGGCCCTAACTGTCTTCAAATCCGCCAGGGGTGACAACCATTCTTCAGTCGCATCAGTCTTTGTGCGTCTTGCTGACCTCTACTACAAGACAGGCAAGCTTCGGGAGTCCAAGTCCTACTGTGAAAGTGCTTTGAGGATATATGCAAAACCTGTTCCTGGAACTACTGCAGAGGAGATAGCCAGTGGGCTGACAGAAATCTCAGCAATCTACGAAGCTGTAAATGAAGCTGAGGAAGCATTGAAGCTCTTGCAGAAGGCAATGAAGTTGTTGGAAGACACACCAGGGCAGCGAAGCACAATTGCAGGGATAGAAGCACAAATGGGTGTAATGTATTACATGCTTGGTAGGTATGAAAAGGCTCGATACTCTTTTGAGAGTGCTGTGGAGAAGCTTAGAGCCGGTGGGGAGAGGAAATCGGCCTTCTTTGGGGTTTTGTTGAACCAAATGGGTTTGGCTTCTTTGCAGCTGTATAAAATTGATGAGGCTGCAGAGTTATTTGAAGAAGCAAGGGGGATATTGGAGCAGGAGTGTGGTCCGTATCATCCAGATACTATTGCTGTGTATAGTAATCTTGCAGCAACCTATGATGCCATGGGCAG GGTAGATGATGCAATAGAGATCTTGGAGTGCATTCTAAAAGTTAGGGAAGAAAAGCTTGGAACAGCGAATCCTGATGTGGATGATGAGAAGAAAAGGCTAGCTGAGCTCCTCAAAGAAGCAGGCAGGATTCGGGATAGAAAAGCTAAATCCCTTGAAAACCTTCTTGATCCTAATAACACTGAGAAGGTCAAGAAAGAGGTAACAAGGAGGTGGTCGAGCTTGGGATTCAAAAGTTGA
- the LOC122080651 gene encoding uncharacterized protein LOC122080651, with product MGESAMTPQIKILLLFFLVLFILSPSSRVEGFKDGMKKVTHPIDEAMIIKLMKSRKLMEVTIMDYDDAGPNPKHDPRKGKPGGGGAKNP from the exons atGGGGGAATCGGCCATGACTCCTCAGATCAAgatacttcttctcttctttcttgttctctTCATTCTCTCACCTTCAT CTAGAGTGGAAGGCTTCAAGGATGGTATGAAGAAGGTCACACACCCCATTGATGAG GCTATGATCATCAAACTGATGAAATCAAGGAAGCTTATGGAAGTTACAATAATGGATTATGACGATGCAGGACCAAATCCAAAGCACGATCCAAGGAAAGGGAAGCCCGGAGGTGGTGGGGCCAAGAACCCATGA
- the LOC122080869 gene encoding protein phosphatase 2C 57, protein MALLNQQLQRFLLNGVNCSFGLTSKKNNIRERSRCCSAIAIDSPSSLTGVAGIRWGCSRLQGAREEMEDDAVVRTDEFDGFSFAAVFDGHAGFSSVKFLRDELFKECVEALQGGLLLTSKDFDAVSEALQEAFTNADTKLLNWLEVNGEEVESGSTATVMFVGNDVLVISHVGDSSVVLSRSGKAELLTNSHRPYGSSKVSRQEIKRIKEAGGWIVNGRICGDISVSRAFGDMRFKTKKNEMLDKGLKEGRWSQKFISRLQFNGDLVIASPDIHQVALGSDTEFILLATDGLWDYMNSSDTVRFVRTQLRKHGNVQIACEALAQAALDRGSQDNVSIVIADLGRTDWRNLPPQRENFVYELGQAFATIGIVSLGIWMSSLFSS, encoded by the exons ATGGCTTTACTGAACCAGCAATTGCAGAGATTTTTATTGAATGGAGTCAATTGCAGCTTTGGTTTGACGTCTAAGAAGAACAACATCAGAGAAAGAAGCCGATGCTGCTCTGCAATCGCTATTGACTCCCCATCTTCGTTGACAGGTGTTGCGGGGATCAGATGGGGTTGCAGCCGATTACAGGGCGCTCGTGAAGAGATGGAAGATGATGCCGTCGTCCGAACGGATGAATTTGACGGATTTTCTTTTGCTGCTGTCTTTGATGGTCACGCTGGATTTTCATCTGTGAAATTCCTCAG GGACGAGTTGTTCAAAGAGTGTGTCGAGGCTTTACAAGGTGGATTGCTGCTAACTAGCAAAGATTTCGATGCTGTAAGCGAGGCACTACAGGAGGCTTTCACAAATGCCGATACGAAATTGTTGAATTG GCTTGAAGTGAATGGAGAGGAAGTTGAGTCTGGTTCAACGGCTACAGTTATGTTTGTTGGGAATGATGTGTTGGTCATTTCACACGTTGGGGATTCATCTGTG GTTCTCTCTCGCTCTGGAAAAGCTGAGCTGTTGACCAATTCTCATCGACCCTATGGGAGCAGCAAAGTTTCTCGTCAAGAAATTAAGCGGATCAAAGAAGCAGGTGGATGG ATTGTCAATGGAAGGATATGTGGTGATATTTCTGTATCCCGTGCTTTTGGTGATATGCGGTTCAAGACAAAGAAGAATGA AATGCTGGACAAAGGACTTAAGGAAGGGAGATGGTCCCAAAAATTTATTTCTCG ATTGCAATTCAATGGAGACTTGGTTATTGCTTCCCCTGATATTCATCAAGTTGCTCTTGGATCAGACACAGAATTTATATTATTAGCAACTGATGGATTATGGGATTACATGAACAG TTCAGATACAGTAAGATTTGTGAGGACTCAACTTCGAAAACATGGCAATGTGCAG ATAGCTTGTGAGGCACTTGCACAAGCTGCTCTG GACCGGGGCTCGCAAGATAATGTCAGCATTGTCATAGCCGATTTGGG GAGGACGGACTGGAGAAATTTGCCTCCtcagagagaaaattttgtgtaTGAATTAGGCCAAGCCTTTGCAACTATTGGTATTGTATCACTAGGAATTTGGATGTCATCTTTGTTTTCGTCATAA